Genomic segment of Populus trichocarpa isolate Nisqually-1 chromosome 12, P.trichocarpa_v4.1, whole genome shotgun sequence:
aaacatgatgTCATTCTagcctttttatatatatatactaagataataatatctttgacTGACTCGGGTCCATCTAAATACACCTAACTTGTTTAAAAAGAGGTTAGGTCTATTGACTTACAAGGCTAAGCTCATATGCCTAACTTtccttttttcataaaataggTGGACAATGTGcaatattttgtttcaaacGACTATTGTTTGCTTGTGTAGGCTCTAGCCATCAAAATGGTAGAAATTgggttgggtttttttaatccagaaaaactatttttttaatttattttcatctaataacttaataaaCTAATTTCTCAACTCAAAAAACATCtaaattggttttaaaaatataaaattaaactgaaaaaaatctaTCAACTATGATCtagttttttcaacaaaatagaAATTCAAAAACACCTTAATGACACTCCTCTAGTAAAAAAGAACACATCGATATCAAATTCAGTTGTTTTAGTCAATAGAATTTCACCAACCAATCACTCTCTCTCGTCTGTCATATTTTGTTGACTCTCTTTACATTCTTTCAAACTTAATGACTAAAATGtgaacaaaataaagttttagactaaaatgtaaaagtttcaaacaaaaggaccaaaaagaaaaacaaaaggattataTAGATCAAAATCTTTGAAAAGACGCTAAATgaacaatttaaaagaaaaatcctttTATATTCACCTCgttaacaattttaatttttttatttttaattttcataaatgatttttttcagcaTTATTGGACCAAATgtcagatttttttatatcatggtaactacataaaaaattaaataaattattaagtttaattttcaactaacattaaaaaagattaaattaaaaagaaattaatgatcaaagaaaaaaattaaagaaaacattattaCAATTCAAAGTATTTATCCCCACGCGATGCAATGTTGCAATGCATGTACATAAAAACACCACACCGTTAAGGTTTcttgtaatttaatttaggcataattacaaaaaaaaaaaaaaaaaactcttataatTTGGTTTATGTTTCGTTTTCAATCTaagaattagaaaattaaagtttaaatcttgtttttctctCCCCAAACATAATTTTCCTCTCCAATCTCTCTGTATAAAACACGACACACCCACAAACACTAAATATAAAGTaagatatttattgttttaacatttaatcTCTTCGGGTGATAGGAGTCAGAAATATCTTGTTGAtgttattttgttcaacttttttttaaatcatgaaaactCTCAATTTGTAAATaatggttaatttttatttttaagttgaaatatagaATCTAAAATACATTGAAGTTactaaaattttagattaaaaaaacccaaaatatgggaggttttttataattattcatttaatttaatttaatttaactagaaaaaaattaaaaaactattttgtgtaaatattttttgtaaaataaagtcCCCCAATGCTTGAATTTTATTACAAATTCGCTGggaatggggggggggggggggcaataGGAGAAAGGAAAAGGCAGAAAGAGAATGAGCTCTTCTTCCTCCCCTTCTTCGCCGCAGCGTTACAGGGGTGGCAATAGTAACGGTGGCGGTGGAGGAGAGGATCAGAGGCCTAGATTCTTTGATAAAATGGTGAAAAAAATGTGCTGGCAAAATGCAGAAATAGTGCCTGGTCGACACCCAGAGAGATGGCGCAAGGACGCTGCTGGAAATATTGTTTGCAAGCGCTTTTGCAACTGTCATGGTTGTCTCTGTTACGAATACGATCATATCCTTCCCTTCTCTAAAGGTCTTCTTTGCTTcgctatctctctctctctttctctaactAATGTTTAGAAAATATTGAGATTAAAATAGCATGAGAATTTGTTAGGAAGGAACTGGGTGAGCAAGTTAACAACTCAAGGTGAAGGGATAGCGACTGACTGATGCAATACTAATATTCCCTTTAGAACATGAATTTAGTTTAAAGTATGTTTGTTACATAATCAGTATCAGTTTACTTGGAAACCGGAATGAGAGAATTGTTTAAAGTTTTTGTGTTGAGAGCTTGTTGGGTTTTGTTTCTGTAGGTGGTGAATCTACTGTAGATAATTGTCAAATTCTTCAAACAAGGGTCAATAGGTTTAAATCTAACAAACAAGAGTTGGACAAAACTCAATTGAAAGGTTACTCTTGCGAAATCAATTTCACTGGTatgcatttttctattttctttttcattctctGCGATTCTGTCCactgatttttctttgtttgcctTTTACCTTCCTATTTTGTTTGCTATGGAATTCATCATGGAATTTCAAAGAGTTTAGTTGAGACCAATGAAGGAAGGTCTGTTGCTACCCAACTATCATTCAATTTTGTATCTAAACTGAAAGGATTCTGATGATCATTTATAATTTGTGATTTGAGTTGATAGAAACTGTTTTAAGTATATTGCCTACGGCCATCTATTCTTTGAGTGTGGTGGGGTTAACAGTGATTGTGAAGCTGGTTTGGTTTCTAGAGCAGCTTAGTAAATGGGAAGCTGgccttgttttcttgataaatggCTTGTTTGTATTTCTGTGAGGTCAAAGGAGATCAGTATTTTCTTGGGATAACCAGCTTTAGCAACTTTATAAATTGTCAATCTACCTAATTTGGCTGGGGATTTCTAACGTAAGCTGGGTTGGGGTCTCTATAGTTAAGTTGTTTTCTGTATCACCTATCTCATTTGTATCAGTTCCCCACTTTCTAGAAATTGAAGGACCATATTTTAGTCTGAAAATCTATTCAGTCATTAGATGTCCTGGTTTTCTTATTGATACAGAAGAGTCAAGCACGCACATGAAAACTAGGGACAGGTTTTGGAAAGATGCTCTTCCTTTCATCTGTCCTCTAGGCACACTTTTCCTTCTCTTAGATATGCCAGATCCATGCCATAATTTACCAGATACTAAATACTAGCCAGCGCATGTTTCACTATGTAGATAATTATTACTTGTTcctcaataaaaaagaacaggAAAGCAAGCAAAAAGCGCATGGGACATTAATGAGTAGTCTGTCTCCCTTTCAGTTTCGAATTGGAAAATGGCACTCTTAAATCCTACATAAATTTCTTGCTACAGGACATGGCtagtgatgttttattttttaagtgattgCAACCTTGTTGGCTGTGATGCCACGTCTCAGTTTGTGAgcacttcttctttttctatttcttttctaaagATTTTATCATTTGTCAACCATATTGAATGATCCTAAGTGTTCCCTTCTTCCCCAATCCAGCATTCCATTTGACTTTCAGTGCACATTAGACTTGAACTTTTTCAATGAATGATGTGTTTTCAGGAGTCCTTTTGTGCTGGATATGTATCTGAATAATTTGAAATGCTAGAGGATATTAAATAGTTTATAACTTCAGGATGCTTGTTTAACTTTgactaaacaaaatatattccCTGAAAGTAAGCATCATAGTGGGACATTAATGATGTTGTAGCAGGAGGTGCAATAGATATCAAGCTCAAGTTCCTGTAGTAGGAGTATGTATATGTGCTTTGGACCTAACACATCATCCTGTTAGGATGTTTTAAACTTATGGCCTGTTTTCCTAGCTTGTTCAGCATTCAGGTCGCCCTGGTACCCCCACCCAATCTCTCCTCACTTCCCAGTCTGAAAAGGATCTTGTGCTAGTGGTCATCATGTTTTGTGCATTGTCTTCATAATGTGCTTTTCTAAtggtctcttttcttttcttttttttcaaatggtttaCTCTTGGATGCAAAATGACACCTTTTTCAACTTCAAGATAAGGAGCTTGACATAATCGAAATGGCTGTTTATGGGGATGTCATCAGGCCTGGAAACCAGTGTCGTTGCAGAACTATTGCTGAAATGCTTGGCCAACTCAAGTCAAAAGACCGTGTGGCTGCTTGCAAATTGCCATTTAGCAACGAATCTTTGTAGAGGGTTAAAATTCCGTTTTGGAACTAAGTTGAACAACTTATTATTTGCATCTGGCCTCATAAAATTTCATCCATGAGGTTTGCACACACCATCTCGATATACCTTTCTTTGATATGCTATCTGTTGACTGAAACTGTATCATCACCTAGACGAATGTTTGAATGCAATTGATTGAATTGGACCCTTGTAATTTCTTACGCtaccttcatcttcttcatatgCTTTTTTCCCTGGGAGTGTTTGTTGGTCCAAGATGGGATGAATCATTATCGTGGAAGACTCTTTGCATCTGCATTTTTCAAAAAGACCAGCACATTTACTTCCCTTTatccctcttattttttttttcttttttttttttcatttttgggatGACTGATTTAATCATTCATTGGAAGGGCTTAGGGCCAAGggcttgataaattattttgtagcAGAATCCACCACCATATTCAATAAACTATACCACCACTAGATGGTGATAAAATCacatctacttttttttttcttttttctttttgcctaTCTTTTATGTTTGTTGGTTTcatgtacataaaaaaaaaaccatga
This window contains:
- the LOC7484739 gene encoding uncharacterized protein LOC7484739, which codes for MSSSSSPSSPQRYRGGNSNGGGGGEDQRPRFFDKMVKKMCWQNAEIVPGRHPERWRKDAAGNIVCKRFCNCHGCLCYEYDHILPFSKGGESTVDNCQILQTRVNRFKSNKQELDKTQLKGYSCEINFTDKELDIIEMAVYGDVIRPGNQCRCRTIAEMLGQLKSKDRVAACKLPFSNESL